In Phragmites australis chromosome 18, lpPhrAust1.1, whole genome shotgun sequence, the genomic window TAAGACATATATGGTTCATCAACCGCGGCGAAATCTTGCGTGTGTCGCACGCCGGGCAATGAAAACCCTCGCGCGCGATGGACGGCGCCACTTGGTTGTTCAGGGACCGTGTTGCGAGTGTCAAGAATTTCGACGAACATGCACGCATAACTCGGCGACCTCGGTCGGTGAGGCGCATCGCGGACGTGGCGCAGACCTTGTTGTGACAGACGGGGTTTGAGACTAGTTTTAGAAGACGCGTTTGCCCGAATTATCTATTGTTAgtaattaatattttcaaaTCTTTTACAAGGAATAAATTAGGTGAGCAATTTACAAAAGTAGGAGGGACTCTTGGTAATCGGTACAAACAGCGTCCACATAACAAACACGTCCCATGCCaaagaaaattctataaaacCAGTTTCTTTAAAAGATTTTCTCTCCCAATACAACACgtgtccttttctttctctcttctgCATGCGTCAACCGCTAGATTAAGAGAAGGATGACATATATCAGAATCTCACATAAATCTTTCGCGTACGTCTATCTGATCTAAACAGCGTCCACAGAAGAGCATTCTTCCCACTTCTCTAAATAGTTGCCCACCTTtcctatttttaaaattttggaattattaattattattaatgaAATATTCGGTGGTGCTAATCTCATCTACACAGCGCGTAATATTTCAGCTGTGGCCTAATGGTcgattaatttattttcttttttgaaatgaAACGATCAGGAGAGCtgtttatttatataaaaaaacagGAATAAAAGCGCCAGACAGGTGAAGAAACAAACTCTAAAAACGCAAAACACGGTCGATTAATTTAGCATATGCTTCGAGACAGGACCGAGCAAGTACCTAATAAATAGTAGTAAGGAAGTTCCCATCGACTCAGCTGCTGTTTCGTTACTAGCTTGGTTCCTCCTTTCGGGCCGCAGTTTCGTTAGTATTCGTTGTACTAAATATCCAAAGAGAAATTTTCGGAACGAGGTGTGCATGCACTGGTTATCTAAACCGTTTATATATTTCACGTGCCAATTTTAAAGTAAACTAAAGAAAAATACTGAAAAAAGACAGATTTAGAAATGTACATGTCGGTATAGCTAAATTCTGTTGGAATGCGCTAGTTTTACGGTTTTATCGGCTAtacttttcttgttttttgttATGTTGTGTATGTGTTTATTCTGGTGGGATTGCCACGGTTTGGAGTTGCTTTTTCCGTTCTGCCTGAATGTCCTCTCATTTTTCAGAGGAGTGACAAATAGCATCTCACGTAAAGGACACGTGTGTCATCTTCCCACGACTACTTTTCTCAAAAAAGGGGAGAACTACCGGACAGTCAGATGAGAATACGAAGCTTTATACTCGACGCGTCCGATACACCGATACAAATCTACCAGATAACATCTATTTCAGTTGTTTTTGTTTGTCTATTAACAGGCCCACAAACATGTACCCGTTATTCGCCTTAGTACCATACATTTGAACATGATATTCTATTCCAATTCCTCTTAAACCCGCAAAAACTACAggcaaaataaaaatcaaagtATTGCTGAAAAGTTTTTACCTTCATCGGAGCCTGACATGGTATAGACTTCTAATTGAAAAAACATTTGACCCATCTTAAGAGTATAGTATACCGGATTCACTCTAACAACGGATAATTAACCGGAAGAAGGTAAATCCTACCGGTATATGGTTTGGACGAATTTTAatcaacttaatttttttttgttaaacttcaGTCATATTTTATCTCAGAAAGAATCAAAGGATTTTGCCCTTCAATTTTCTGGTTATCACCAATAACCTGCCAATTACTATCACCGATAACTTGCCGTAATCTGCTTCCAATAATTATTTTGAACCGAGGACCGAGGACACGAGAGGGACCGAGGACGCATGCATGGTGCCGCGGCGACGTATACTCCGTGGAGAACCGATCCACCGAACAGGGGACATCGAGGTCAAGGTCTCCGGGGGTAACATGCATGTATATGTCCCATCGAAGACCGCGCCCGGGGTCAACAACAGAGACAGTCCTCACTACTTCACCTCTGTACTGAAGCAACCGCGGACGCCTCGCTTGTGCAAACACGACTCGATCGCGCGATCTGGATGATTAGTGTTGACCAGATTGTCAAGTCTCTTTTGATTAGTGTTGCAACGGCTCCTGATCCTTGTCCGTACCTTGGTGTCCAAGTAAGTGACAGAAGAAAGCGATAAACTTCGAGGGAGACAAACGCGTCGTCTTCGACGTGAACCCGGAACACGCTAGTATAACTGCCACGATCAATTTTACGCAATTGTTATAGGTTCTTCGTAGGTGTCTTCTTCTACGCACATCAAAAGGAAGAAAAACAGATAATCAGCTATGACGATCACCGAGGACGTTCCTCCGGAGATCTCGGGCCACCCGGCACACCGGGCGCACAAGCTGAAGCTGGTGGCGACCGACGACCGGCAGTTCAGGTGCGACGGCTGCATGGAGCGCGGCGTCGGCACCAGGTACAGGTGCGAGTACGAGCGCTGCAACTTCGACCTCCACACCTGCTGTGCCGTCGCGCCAGCTACCCTGAAGCACCCCCTGTTCGGCGACCGCGCGTTCGTGTTCCTCCTCGAGCCCCCCGCCACCACCGGAGGCAAGGGCGAGGGCAGGAGCAGGCGAAGGAGCAGAGTCTGCGACGCCTGCGGCGAGGACGTGCGCGGCTTCGTCTACCACTGCTTCGAGGCCGACCTCGACCTCCACCCTTGCTGCGCGCACCTGCAGGAGCTCATGCTCCAGGATGGCCAAGTCTTAAAGCTCCGCCGCGAGGCGTCTCGCCCGTGCGGCATGTGCGGCCGGAACGGGCGCCGCAGCAACTTCTGGGCGTACCGCATCAGTTGGGAAGGCGAGGCTGTGGACCTGCATGTGGCGTGCATGACGGAGATGGCTCGCCTGAGCTGGGACGCCGAGTACCAGAACCGGGTCGGCGGCGGCCAGATCGTACAGCCGAGGGGCCTGACTGCGGACGACATGCTAAAGAGCTTGCCCAGTAGGACGCGGAGGAGCAGCGGGTTCCAGCAGTTCTGCAGGATCGTCAGTGTTGTCCTGAGCGTCATCGTCGCGGTGATCTTTGGGAACCCCATGGCCATGATCGCCGCCGTAGCAGGGCCCGGCGGCTTTCTCCGCGGTTAGACATCGCTGAGCTAGATTTTTGCAATGAAAATGATGTTAATAAACCTAGTCGTCAGAAATCTCCTATGTTTGTTACTCTATTACATTACATGTACTTCAATATTGTAAATGTCAAATGTGCGCATTAGAGTACTAGAGGGAGTAGAAAAGAAATGTAGACAGGAGATGTGTTTGATTTGTTTTATCATTGTGATTGCGATTTGGAAAACGTTCGTTTGTTCATGTCTACAAATGTTTGCTTGCAGCCTTTTTTATGCAACAATTTCACCTCTCAGTTTCGCTGACTCTCAAGTTCTTGCAAACAACTTATATTTAAATCACCATTCTAGGGCCTTAAGTGGATGGACGTTATTTCAAGAGCCTAAAATGATGAGTCCATCAATCCGTGCATTTGTACGACCTAAAAATTTTAGAAGTCATTAGATAGTAAAAagcggtaaaaaaaaaaagaactgacGATGTTTTAGATTTATTATGATACGGGAAAGTACATATTATGTGGGAGTTCAATTTTTTAAGTGCTTGAAAACACCATATTTTACCTAAACCATTAGGTCAAGGTCGATCAACACCCAACAACTCATAGCTTGAG contains:
- the LOC133899199 gene encoding uncharacterized protein LOC133899199, whose product is MTITEDVPPEISGHPAHRAHKLKLVATDDRQFRCDGCMERGVGTRYRCEYERCNFDLHTCCAVAPATLKHPLFGDRAFVFLLEPPATTGGKGEGRSRRRSRVCDACGEDVRGFVYHCFEADLDLHPCCAHLQELMLQDGQVLKLRREASRPCGMCGRNGRRSNFWAYRISWEGEAVDLHVACMTEMARLSWDAEYQNRVGGGQIVQPRGLTADDMLKSLPSRTRRSSGFQQFCRIVSVVLSVIVAVIFGNPMAMIAAVAGPGGFLRG